Sequence from the Piscinibacter sp. HJYY11 genome:
GAGCGTGCCCTACCAGCGCCTGCAGCTCATCGGCACGAAGAAGCGGCTGGAGATCCGCATCCCGTTCAACGCACCGCTGGGCGAGACGACCGAGATCTTCCTCGACGACGGTGCCCAGCTCGCCGACGCCAGCGCGGTGGCCGAGACGCTGCCCGCCTGCGACCAGTACACGCTGCAGGGCGATGCCTTCGCGAAGGTGGTGCGCGGCGAGATGCCGCTGCCCTATGGCGTGGACGACGCGGTGCAGAACATGCGCATCATCGAGGCGATGTTCCGCTCGGAGAAGTCGAACCGCTGGGAGCCTGTTTAGGCCAGCGAACGCGGCAACTCTAGGCTGACGACCAGTCCGCCCTCGGGCCGGTTGCGCAGCTCGATGCGGCCGTGGTGCGCGGCGACCACCGCCTTCACGATGGCCAACCCCAGGCCGATGCCGCCGGTGCTGCGCTGGCGCGAAGACTCCAGCCGGTAGAGCGGCAGGAACACCTTCTCCATCTCGTCCTCGGGGATGCCGGGGCCGGTGTCGTGCACCGCGATGCGCACCGCGTCGCCGCCCGCGTCGAGCCGCACGTCGGCGCGGTGGCCGTACTTGAGGGCGTTGTCGATCAGGTTGCACAGCGCGCGCCGCAGCGCATTGGGCCGACAGCTATGGCGCACCTTGCGCTCGTGCTGGAACACATGCGTCTGCTGCGTCGAGGCAAAGAGCGTGGGCACGCCGTGGAAGGTGAGCGGCGGCGGCTCGCAGAAGGTCACGGGCCGGCCCAGGTCGGCATAGTCGTCGCACACCGATTGCAGCAGCGCGGTGAGATCGACCGCCTTCACCGGCTCTTCGCGTACCTCGTGAGAGAGGAAGTCCAGCACCTCGGTGAGCATGGCGTCCATGTCGTCCAGGTCGCGCAGCATGGCCTCGCGCAGCTCGACGTCGGCGACGAGTTCGGCGCGCAGGCGCAGGCGCGTGCTCGGCGTGCGCAGGTCGTGCGAGACGGCCGCGAGCATGCGCGTCTGGTCGGCCAGCACCGAGGCGAGGCGGGTGCGCAGGCGGTTGTCGGCGCGCGCCATCGCACGCGCTTCCACCGGGCCGGCTTCGGGCAGCAGCGGCACTTGCACGTCTTCGCCGCGCGCGTCGATGGAGCTCGCAAGCGTGTGGATGGGCTGGGCCAGTGCGCGCGCGGCCACACCGAGCGCCACGAACACCGTACCCAGCGCAGCGAGCGCGCCCAGCAGCACGCTCACCGGTGGCATGCGGTCGCGCCAGAGCGAGGGGCTCTCGAAGCGCAGCGCCATCACCTCGCGGCGCAGCACGCCGGGGCCTTGCGGCAGCGTGACCACGAGCAGGCTCTCGCGGTTGAGCGCTACCTGCTCGCGAGAGAGGAGCGTGAAATAGGTGCGAGCGGTGGCGGCCTCGTCGAGTGCCGCCAGGGCGCGTTCGCCGAGGCCGCCGGCCTTGAGCCACAGCGTGACTTCGCTCGGCACCAACGTGGACGGTGGCGAGGGCGGCGCCGGCAGGCGCTGCTGCACCGCGAAGCCGGCCGGCAGCGGGCCGTGGCCGGGTCGCACCACCACCGTCGAGCTGCCGAATTCGCCAGAGGGCGCACGACCGTCGAGGGCCTGCAGCATCGCATCGTGCACCGCCCAGCCGGCGAGGTCTGCGCGGGCGGCGTCACGCTCGCGCTGAGTCCACTCGACCGCGCAGAGTGTGCCCACCACCAGCACGGCCACCACGCCTGCCGCCTGCAGCGCGAGGATGCGCCCGCCCAGCGAGGGCGGCAGCCACTCAGCCCAGCGCAGCCTCATGGCGGTGGTGCCTCACCACCTCGGCACAGAGCTGGTAGCCCTCGCCGCGCACGGTCTTGATGAGCGTGGGCTCCTTGCTGCCGTCTTCGACCTTGCGGCGCAGGCGCGAGACGAGGATGTCGATGCTGCGGTCGAACGGGCCGCTGTCGCGCCCGGCGACCATGTCGGCGAGCTGCTCGCGGCTCAAGGGGCGCTGCGGGTGTTCGACGAAAGTGGTGAGCAGCGCGAACTCGCGGGTGGACAGCGGCACCACGGTGCCGTCGCGCGATTGCAATTCGCGTTCGACCATGTTGAGACGCCAGCCCGCGAAGCTGTAGGCGATGACGGCCGCGTCGGCC
This genomic interval carries:
- a CDS encoding cell wall metabolism sensor histidine kinase WalK, with the protein product MRLRWAEWLPPSLGGRILALQAAGVVAVLVVGTLCAVEWTQRERDAARADLAGWAVHDAMLQALDGRAPSGEFGSSTVVVRPGHGPLPAGFAVQQRLPAPPSPPSTLVPSEVTLWLKAGGLGERALAALDEAATARTYFTLLSREQVALNRESLLVVTLPQGPGVLRREVMALRFESPSLWRDRMPPVSVLLGALAALGTVFVALGVAARALAQPIHTLASSIDARGEDVQVPLLPEAGPVEARAMARADNRLRTRLASVLADQTRMLAAVSHDLRTPSTRLRLRAELVADVELREAMLRDLDDMDAMLTEVLDFLSHEVREEPVKAVDLTALLQSVCDDYADLGRPVTFCEPPPLTFHGVPTLFASTQQTHVFQHERKVRHSCRPNALRRALCNLIDNALKYGHRADVRLDAGGDAVRIAVHDTGPGIPEDEMEKVFLPLYRLESSRQRSTGGIGLGLAIVKAVVAAHHGRIELRNRPEGGLVVSLELPRSLA